CACAGTTTCCATATTATTGTTGAGTACGCAGATTCTCCATAAGTTCCCCTCTAGGTTCACATCCGTGATCGCTCCCGGCCCTGCAAGCATTCCGCAATTTATGCCTTGTCCTTCTATTGCAGGCCCTGCTGCAGCACTCCCGGTGATTATTCTATTCCCCACTTTAATGGCCATTTCAGCATTAGTTCCATAATCGGTTACAAGAGTGGGGTTTTCTTGTTTAAGAAAATCTGTCTCAATCATCATGGCAAGTGCATCTGCACCAATCTCATGTTCAATAGCAGGTGGTACAATGATATCACAGTTCTCAAGGATTAGAGTTTCCTTGAATATCTCCTTGGCAGGAAATATTCGTGCATCACGCTGTATGCTTTGTATGCCCAGCCTTTTCTGCATGTTCTTTCCTGCATAGGCAAGATCACGTATCTCGGAATTCTGAAAAAGTGAAAGTTGTATGGGATTGCCACAAACCGCTATCTTCCTTATCTGCGATGAGTCAACGTTGAACCTTTCTACCATTTTCCTGATAGCATCCACAATAATTCTGTGTGCTACATCTTCACCTATGGATATAGCAAAGTCAAGATGATCAGTCACGTTACCTCCTGGCAATGGATGTTTCATTGTCATTGAAGTTTTGGCAACCTTTTTTGTTTCCAGGTCTATCAACTGTGCTCGAAAGCCGCTAGTTCCCAAGTCCAATGCGATACCGTACATTTTATCCCTCTACCTTTCTGGTGAAAGTGAAAGGTTCTATGTAATTCACTTTTCAGCTCACCTGCAATCTATATTCTGTATTTTTTAATATATAACATAACTCAAGGTAATTTATTAAAGCAATTAATATTACTATACGTACTAATTTAATCACTCGCGTTAATCTTATTAATGGGTTTGACAGCATGATCAAAGACGAAAGCATTGGCTGTTTCGAGAAGAATGACTATACAACTGAATAGGTTTATAGTAAAAGTTGTGAGTAATACTCATCTCTTGCTTGAACAAATGCTCTTATGTTCCTAGTTGGTGTACGAGGTGCTATTCCACAACTAGGGGCAAGTACATCTATCCCTTCCTTCAAGCATTTAAAAACCTCTGACTTGACGTTATCAGGCGACCCGAAAAGTAATGTGCCAGATGTAGAGATATTTCCAATGAGTTTTACTCTGCTCCCAATTATAGATTTGGCATAATTAAGATCTTTTACTTTCTCTTCAACACTTATGCCATCAAAACCACAAGCTGCAAGTGAACGAAGAATAGGGTTTGCATTTCCGCACATGTGGAGTACCTTTATACCTTTCACACTTCTGCAGAAACGCTGATACTCTGGAACCATGATATTTTCAAAGATAGACGGACTAAGCAGATCCGGGCCTGCAACACCATCAGATATCACTATCACATCTGCACCTTGATCGGTGAGTGCATTAGCATATTCAATGCATGCATCCGTGGTAATTCTAAGTAGTTCAATAAGCTTATCAATAGATTTCATGGTCCAAATTAGATAATTATCGACACCTGCAAGATGTGATGCGACTGTAGCAGGTCCTTCCAGGCCTACAATTATAGGCAGATCATCCCCTACAGTTTCCTTTAGAAGAATTGTGGACTCCAGCACCACGGAGATCCTTCCTTTTTCTATGAGATTATCTGGTACTTTGATCGCATCTATATTCTTTGTAGCTGGATGGGATCTTATAGAGGGCTGTATATCACAAGTTCCCATGTTCACTTCACATCCCATGGCTTGGGAAAGGATTGTGAGACAGTATGGTATCCTAACGGCCTCCAGCCCACCTGTACGATTGCCTTCGATTGCCAGTAAGGCCATCTTTTCTGGATTTATATGTGCCTCGGGCCAGGAGGAGCCTGAGATATTCATAAGTTCCACAGTACCTGTCTGAGTAAAGGAAAGTGCAGGAACCCTTGATACTGGCTTCTCTTTAAACACATACATAAGATTTGTTCTTAGTGAGTTAGGTATGTGAGATCCCCCTATCGGTATCTTAAACCTTTCTTTTCCTACTTTCTAGGTATGATCTTGTCTATACGAAGAACGCTTATAGTGGCATCTGTAGCGGATATCACTGCTAATTTTTTAACGGCTGCCGAATCATATACAGGTGATGATTTTCTCGTCATCTTACTTAAACAATCAACTTTGGCATCTACACCTATATTATAGTAGTTTTCCATCATAACCATAGTATCAATAACATTAAGACCCATATTCTCTGCAAGTATTTTCGGAATCTCTTCAATGGCCTGTGCATATGCAATGACAGCAAGCTGCTCTTTTCCACTGATGGTAGAAGCATATTGTTTTAACATCTGTGCAATCTGGAATTCAATCCATCCTGCACCTTTGACCACCATCCTGTCCTTTATCATGAAGGCAGCATTATTGAGAGCATCATCTATTGCCTCTTCAACTTTTTCAAGTCCATAAATAAAAGGCTCCCAAATGACGATGGTGGATATAGGCTGATTCTTTACTGAAACAAAAGCAAAGTATTCACCATTCTTTTTTTCTACTCGCACCTCATCGGCCATTCCAAGATCATGAGGCATGATCTCATCTTTTATTGATACAACGCTGGAACCTGTAGACCTTGCTATCTTTTCGAGGTCTTTCATCTTAAGTTTTTTGAAGAGCAGTATGTTCTTACGTGCAAGCATTTCTTCCACTGAAGGATCCACATCTCCTTCAGAGAACACCGCATTTGCTCCAGTAGATATGATTTTATTTGCAAATTCTCGAACATGCATTTTAAGCTCTTCTTCAAACAAATGGGAAGTCTCCCAAGTGTCCATGCGTATATTGTGCTGCGCATTCAGGATACTGCTTTTAAACTTTGTTTCGTAATTAAGCACCAGAACCTGTGCATTTGTCAGATGATAGGGCATGTCCTCCCTTGCTGGTTTTTCGTCGAGAATAACTCCTGTTAGTTTCAAAAATGAGGGGCCACCCACCTTTTTGAGTATTTTCACGTTTTCTTCCAAGTCAAGGCGTTCTTCAATTTTTGTACGTTCAAGATTCGTGATTATCTCCAGTACTGCATCGCCTATCTCCTTCGCCTTGGTATATTCTAAGCCTTTGCTTAAAGCAGCGTTTAAAACTACAGAAAGAGTGTCCTCCGGAGAGATCACCGGAAAACTCTCATACTCCAGGATCTCGTACGCTTTGTTAAGAGCCATTTGATATCCTTTTACAATTGAAGTTGGATGTATTCCCTCTCGCATTAGTTTTACTGCTTTAATTATCATTGAAGTTGCAAGGATCATCGCAGTCTTTGTTCCATCTCCAGTTGCCTTGTCCATAGCTTTAGCAATTGATTTTAGCGAAGTCACAAACGGAT
This DNA window, taken from Methanomethylovorans hollandica DSM 15978, encodes the following:
- a CDS encoding molecular chaperone GroEL; this translates as MNTTTASTYGSELDNMATLRESVRRRVGIVGEVKEQELIDHLESTSIDIKELLCSSFGPSGLNKVIINYVGDIYLTSDGKTIIEEVDVLHPFVTSLKSIAKAMDKATGDGTKTAMILATSMIIKAVKLMREGIHPTSIVKGYQMALNKAYEILEYESFPVISPEDTLSVVLNAALSKGLEYTKAKEIGDAVLEIITNLERTKIEERLDLEENVKILKKVGGPSFLKLTGVILDEKPAREDMPYHLTNAQVLVLNYETKFKSSILNAQHNIRMDTWETSHLFEEELKMHVREFANKIISTGANAVFSEGDVDPSVEEMLARKNILLFKKLKMKDLEKIARSTGSSVVSIKDEIMPHDLGMADEVRVEKKNGEYFAFVSVKNQPISTIVIWEPFIYGLEKVEEAIDDALNNAAFMIKDRMVVKGAGWIEFQIAQMLKQYASTISGKEQLAVIAYAQAIEEIPKILAENMGLNVIDTMVMMENYYNIGVDAKVDCLSKMTRKSSPVYDSAAVKKLAVISATDATISVLRIDKIIPRK
- the mtaA gene encoding methylcobamide:CoM methyltransferase MtaA, which produces MPIGGSHIPNSLRTNLMYVFKEKPVSRVPALSFTQTGTVELMNISGSSWPEAHINPEKMALLAIEGNRTGGLEAVRIPYCLTILSQAMGCEVNMGTCDIQPSIRSHPATKNIDAIKVPDNLIEKGRISVVLESTILLKETVGDDLPIIVGLEGPATVASHLAGVDNYLIWTMKSIDKLIELLRITTDACIEYANALTDQGADVIVISDGVAGPDLLSPSIFENIMVPEYQRFCRSVKGIKVLHMCGNANPILRSLAACGFDGISVEEKVKDLNYAKSIIGSRVKLIGNISTSGTLLFGSPDNVKSEVFKCLKEGIDVLAPSCGIAPRTPTRNIRAFVQARDEYYSQLLL